The Hordeum vulgare subsp. vulgare chromosome 7H, MorexV3_pseudomolecules_assembly, whole genome shotgun sequence DNA window CCTTGTTTGGATCCAtgagttagagttagagttggttaggtTGGATCGAACTAATCCTAAAATATTCAAACGgaagggttagagttggttagatgcatctaacccacccaaaagAACTAACCCATCCAAGAAGTGCTTATTTGGATTAGAGTTAGGTGGGGTTCAAAAAAATTACTTTTTCTTCTACCTTCACCACACCAAATCCTGATTAAAGGAGCTAAATGATTGAAAAAATACATTTATTAATAATTTAACCCTGTCATTCAAACATATTTTTGATTAGACTTATAGTTCAGGTTTGTTCAGGATTAAAATCTAACTCTAACTATCCAAACAGGGCGAAGTGCGTCAAGCGTGTTGTGTCGCTCAGAGGAGCGGCAGCCATGGCCCATGGCCGGAGCTGCATGCCTCTCCAAGTCTCGACCCAGTTCACCAACCTCACCGTGCGTACGAGGCACGTACAATGCACTTGTACTGCCGCCTCTCGACACACTGGCCCGCTCATTCACGTCTCTGCAGCCAGCTATAGCACCGGGATTGGTTTGATCAAATatcaatgcatgcatgcaatgcagATACACACAtacagtatatatatatatatcgacaGTACACTCCCCATGTGCCATGTCCAGTTTAGCAACAAAGAAACCACCACACAACAAGTTGGGGCGCACGCCATGCTGCACGCTCAGCTCAGATCAGACCACCTCTTGATGATTGCCTCCAGTAGATTAGAGTATCTCGACGCCGATGCCAGAGCTATAAATACGGAGCTGGCCTCGGTTCCCACCACTCTTCACCATCACTCCAGTCCAGTCTTCTCGTGCAACCGAAACAACATACAAGCGGCTCAGTCTTGTTTGCTGGAAGCTCAGTGGGGAGGAGATCAATGGCGGGGAAGCTCTACCAGCTCATGGCGAGGCTGCACCTGGCCAAGGGACGGGCGTCGGCGGACGTGCCCAAGGGCCACTTCGCGGTGTACGTCGGCGAGCAGCGGAAGCGGTTCGTCATCCCGACGGCGTACCTCAGGCACCCGTCCTTCCTCGTGCTGCTCAAGCGGGTGGAGGAAGAGTTCGGCTTCGACCACCGCACCGGCGGCGGCCTCACCATCCCCTGCTCAGAGGGCGACTTCGCCGACATCGTCGGCggctgctcatcctcctcctccccatcGGTGGACTACCACTAGATATGTATTGCAGCTCATCCGACCACACCGGCGCCGGCGCATGCATCGGCCGGTCCAGCCATCGATATGATCCCTGCTACTTACTAGATTGCAGTAGGACGGATACATTTTGTTATTAGCTGAGGATTAATTCTTCTTGGAACGTGGCATTAGTACTCATCAATGTACTGTTGCATTTGCTTGAACCCTGTAAATTACTCATCACATTAAGGGATAGTTCCCATTTCGTCACATTTACAATTTTCACCAGGTCGATGTTCCACGTCGACCTTCAGTTTGGTACACACCTCCTGCATGCTCTTTGCTCGTCCCTCTCCATTGCCCTCTCCGCTTTGAAAACTTTTGAATCAAAATGCCTAGATTCAAAAATGTTGTCCAAGGTGCTTGGAACCGGGAGATGAACCATGTTGATCCTTACCAATTCCTTTTCCAGAGGATGTAAAAGACAAGTCAAGTTCTTAAAAAGTGAGCAAAGCGATTTTTGCGCATTCAAGGTGCAAATTAATATGGCCCTTGAGATCATTCTTCGCTTTGACGTGGCACAAGAAACCTGTCTTTGAAGTGTGAATGAACGGAACATTCGTAGGAGACTCAAACGCAAAGGTGCTTAGTTTGTATGTGCTTGAGCGCGCGCAAAGTACAATGTTCGAGAATCACCAATCTTAAAGATGGGGATGCCAACACTCACTTCTTTCACATTTGGGTCAGCCATAAAACGCGAAAGAATTTCATCCACCATCTTAAGCACAACAGCGGTTGGATCACTAACCGTGAACACAAAAAGTCCATCATCCAAAACCACTTCAGGCAGGTCACTGAGAGGAGTGTGCCCCGTACCATCGACAACAATTGGGATAATATCCCCATCCCCGCTTGTGATCTCTCACACCTTGGGCTGCCTTCTCGGTGGAGGTCAAGAAGGCGATCTTTGATCTACCAAGTGACAAAGCTCCGGGACCGAACGGCTTCACCGGTGCCTTCTTCAAGGAATGTTTATAGATCATCAAAGGAGACATTATGAATGCGGCCAatcacttcttgagcttgcacacCCCCGATCTTCATTGGCTCAACTCGGCAAACATTACCCTCATTCCAACGAAAGATGGGGTAGAGTGCATCTCCGATTTTCGTCCCATCAGTCTTATCCATGCCATTGCGAAGATTATAGCTAAGGACATGGCATCACGACATGCCCCACACATGCAAAGCCTTGTCGCAAATGCCCAAAGCGCTTTTATCAAGAAGATGAGCGTCCATGATAATTTCATGTATGTGAGAGGTATGGCGAGAAAGTTGCATCATAATAAGACCCCGACTTTGTTATTCAAGCTCCATATCAAGAAAGCTTTCGACCGTGTGAGATGGATTTCCTCTTGGATCCTTTAAGGAATCTAGGCTTCCCAAGCAGATTTCACGTCTCGGGTTCGGCCCTCCTTTCCACGGCTTCGTCGAGGGTTTTGATAATGATCACGTGTTGGGTGACCCGTTGAAGCATGGACGTGGCCTTAGGCAAGGCGAtccgttgccccccc harbors:
- the LOC123411060 gene encoding auxin-induced protein 15A-like, whose protein sequence is MAGKLYQLMARLHLAKGRASADVPKGHFAVYVGEQRKRFVIPTAYLRHPSFLVLLKRVEEEFGFDHRTGGGLTIPCSEGDFADIVGGCSSSSSPSVDYH